A genomic segment from Nocardiopsis sp. Huas11 encodes:
- a CDS encoding LysR family transcriptional regulator, whose protein sequence is MELRQLRHFAAVCEEQHFTRAAEYLGITQSGLSASIRALERDLDAQLLLRTTRRVTPTPTGRLLLAEAQRILAAADGLRELVADDQSVRGTLSLGTEQCMGVVEAVPLLHRYRALHPEVTLNLQQEATGELLAQVRAGRLDAALVAGTLREGEGVRILRITEEPMMLLSAPDHPLDSGDVLTRLAHEEYVDLHPGWGARDCADRAFADFGITRRVALQVNDVYTLLDLVHRGMGVAVVPRPVLDKPQADGLRSTALPGGTRWAVGLALPGGTRHSTATRAFVDLLRAEHPIDDADY, encoded by the coding sequence GTGGAACTACGTCAGTTGCGGCATTTCGCCGCGGTGTGCGAGGAGCAGCACTTCACGCGCGCAGCGGAGTACCTCGGCATCACCCAGTCCGGCCTGTCCGCGTCGATCCGCGCCCTGGAGCGCGATCTGGACGCCCAGCTGCTGCTGCGCACCACCCGGCGGGTGACCCCCACACCGACCGGGCGCCTGCTGCTCGCCGAGGCCCAGCGCATCCTGGCCGCCGCCGACGGCCTCCGTGAACTGGTCGCCGACGACCAGAGCGTGCGGGGCACGCTGTCGCTGGGCACCGAGCAGTGCATGGGCGTGGTGGAGGCGGTCCCGCTGCTGCACCGCTACCGCGCCCTGCACCCCGAGGTGACGCTCAACCTCCAGCAGGAGGCGACCGGCGAGCTGCTGGCCCAGGTGCGCGCCGGACGCCTGGACGCGGCGCTGGTGGCCGGCACCCTGCGCGAGGGCGAGGGGGTGCGGATCCTGCGCATCACCGAGGAGCCGATGATGCTGCTGTCGGCTCCCGACCACCCCCTGGACTCCGGTGACGTGCTCACGCGGTTGGCGCACGAGGAGTACGTCGACCTGCACCCCGGGTGGGGCGCCCGGGACTGCGCCGACCGGGCCTTCGCCGACTTCGGCATCACCCGGCGGGTGGCGTTGCAGGTCAACGACGTCTACACGCTGCTGGACCTGGTGCACCGCGGCATGGGGGTCGCGGTGGTCCCCCGCCCGGTCCTGGACAAGCCGCAGGCCGACGGCCTGCGCAGCACGGCGCTGCCCGGCGGGACCCGGTGGGCGGTGGGGCTGGCCCTGCCCGGCGGCACGCGCCACTCCACGGCCACGCGGGCCTTCGTCGACCTGCTGCGCGCCGAGCACCCGATTGATGACGCGGATTACTGA
- a CDS encoding S-(hydroxymethyl)mycothiol dehydrogenase, translated as MPQRVSGVIARAKGEPVEVTTIVIPDPGPGEAVVAVQACGVCHTDLHYREGGISDEYPFLLGHEAAGVVESVGEGVTTVAPGDFVVLNWRAVCGDCRACRRGRPQYCFDTHNARQAMTLEDGTELSPALGIGSFAEKTLVAAGQCTKVDPAASAAAAGLLGCGVMAGIGAAVNTGGVGRGDSVAVIGCGGVGSAAVAGANLAGASRIIAVDLEERKLDWARSFGATHTVNAREKDPVEAIRELTDGFGADVVIEAVGRPETYEQAFYARDLAGTVVLVGVPTPDMRLELPLLDVFGRGGALKSSWYGDCLPSRDFPMLIDLYLQGRLDLDGFVSEEIGLGEVEAAFARMERGEVLRSVVRL; from the coding sequence ATGCCACAACGAGTATCCGGAGTCATCGCCCGGGCCAAGGGAGAGCCCGTGGAGGTGACCACGATCGTCATTCCCGACCCCGGGCCCGGGGAGGCCGTCGTCGCCGTCCAGGCCTGCGGGGTGTGCCACACCGACCTGCACTACCGGGAGGGCGGGATCAGCGACGAGTACCCCTTCCTGCTCGGGCACGAGGCCGCGGGCGTGGTGGAGTCGGTCGGCGAGGGCGTCACCACTGTGGCGCCCGGTGACTTCGTCGTCCTGAACTGGCGGGCGGTGTGCGGCGACTGCCGCGCCTGTCGCCGGGGCCGCCCCCAGTACTGCTTCGACACCCACAACGCGCGCCAGGCGATGACGCTGGAGGACGGCACCGAGCTCTCCCCCGCCCTGGGCATCGGCTCCTTCGCCGAGAAGACCCTCGTGGCGGCCGGGCAGTGCACCAAGGTCGACCCCGCCGCCTCGGCGGCCGCGGCCGGGCTGCTCGGCTGCGGTGTGATGGCGGGCATCGGCGCCGCCGTCAACACCGGCGGCGTGGGCCGGGGCGACTCGGTCGCCGTCATCGGCTGCGGCGGTGTGGGCAGCGCCGCGGTGGCCGGGGCGAACCTGGCCGGGGCGTCGCGGATCATCGCGGTCGACCTGGAGGAGCGCAAGCTCGACTGGGCTCGCTCGTTCGGCGCCACGCACACCGTCAACGCGCGGGAGAAGGACCCGGTCGAGGCGATCCGCGAGCTCACCGACGGGTTCGGCGCCGACGTGGTCATCGAGGCCGTGGGCCGGCCCGAGACCTACGAGCAGGCCTTCTACGCACGCGACCTGGCGGGCACGGTCGTCCTGGTCGGCGTGCCCACCCCGGACATGCGCCTGGAGCTTCCGCTGCTGGACGTGTTCGGCCGCGGCGGCGCGCTCAAATCGTCGTGGTACGGCGACTGCCTGCCCTCGCGCGACTTCCCCATGCTCATCGACCTGTACCTGCAGGGCCGGCTGGACCTGGACGGGTTCGTGAGCGAGGAGATCGGCCTGGGCGAGGTCGAGGCGGCGTTCGCCCGGATGGAACGCGGCGAGGTCCTGCGATCGGTGGTGCGGCTGTGA
- a CDS encoding MBL fold metallo-hydrolase, whose product MSGARVDHTTTSGVFTLDGGSWEVDNNVWLIGDDDEVVVVDAAHDAGTILAAVDGRRVVAVVCTHAHNDHVNAAVEVAGATGAPVLLHPDDRVLWDMTHPDRAPDGALSDGQSVPVAGTELTVLHTPGHAPGAVCLYAPELGVLFSGDTLFQGGPGATGRSYSDFPTIVESIRDRLLTLPPETVVHTGHGGSTTIGAEAPHLQEWIDRGH is encoded by the coding sequence GTGAGCGGCGCGCGCGTGGACCACACGACCACCAGCGGGGTGTTCACCCTGGACGGCGGATCGTGGGAGGTCGACAACAACGTCTGGCTGATCGGTGACGACGACGAGGTCGTGGTCGTGGACGCCGCGCACGACGCCGGCACGATCCTGGCGGCGGTGGACGGCCGCCGGGTGGTGGCCGTGGTGTGCACGCACGCCCACAACGACCACGTCAACGCGGCCGTGGAGGTGGCCGGGGCCACCGGCGCGCCCGTACTCCTGCACCCGGACGACCGGGTGCTGTGGGACATGACCCATCCGGACCGGGCGCCGGACGGCGCACTCTCCGACGGGCAGTCCGTCCCGGTCGCGGGGACGGAACTGACCGTGCTGCACACGCCGGGGCACGCACCCGGCGCGGTGTGCCTGTACGCACCCGAGCTGGGTGTCCTGTTCAGCGGCGACACCCTGTTCCAGGGCGGCCCGGGGGCGACGGGGCGGTCCTACTCGGACTTCCCGACCATCGTCGAGTCCATCCGGGACCGGCTGCTGACGCTGCCGCCGGAGACCGTGGTGCACACCGGCCACGGCGGGTCGACCACCATCGGCGCGGAGGCCCCTCACCTGCAGGAGTGGATCGACCGCGGTCACTGA
- a CDS encoding GNAT family N-acetyltransferase has translation MRPLTGPGELDLFTRLSYQLDHELADDFAAGRRRPAWTWVALRGDHLVARLSWWSPPGARTPLVLDVLDVDDTLPDAVDVGVQLLRTATAAVVPDGAIPPEYVRYVPGDWHEDRAAGDVVRTRVAVVERLGARPIAERLRFEWRRGTPPPGTSGRLELREPKDTEELLSLMASVMEGTLDAHGQADLARMSPREAAELHFWEEIARYPSPREWWRVAALPDGTPVGFVFPARNPYNAMIGYIGVVPAHRGRGHIDDLLAEGTRVLAEQDVPRIRAATDLDNVPMAAAFARAGYVNFERVVNLAWGPTVPA, from the coding sequence GTGCGTCCGCTCACAGGCCCCGGTGAACTCGACCTGTTCACCCGGCTGTCCTACCAACTGGACCACGAGCTCGCCGACGACTTCGCCGCCGGGCGGCGGCGCCCCGCATGGACCTGGGTGGCCCTGCGGGGCGACCACCTCGTCGCCCGCCTGTCCTGGTGGAGCCCGCCGGGCGCGCGAACGCCGCTCGTGCTGGACGTCCTGGACGTGGACGACACCCTGCCCGACGCCGTGGACGTCGGCGTCCAGCTGTTGCGCACCGCCACGGCCGCGGTCGTCCCCGACGGCGCGATCCCGCCCGAGTACGTGCGCTACGTGCCGGGCGACTGGCACGAGGACCGCGCCGCCGGGGACGTGGTGCGCACCCGCGTCGCCGTGGTGGAGCGCCTGGGCGCTCGACCGATAGCGGAGCGCCTGCGCTTCGAGTGGCGACGGGGGACTCCCCCGCCCGGCACGAGCGGTCGGCTGGAGTTGCGCGAGCCGAAGGACACCGAGGAGCTCCTGTCCCTCATGGCGTCGGTCATGGAGGGCACGCTGGACGCGCACGGCCAGGCCGACCTCGCTCGGATGAGCCCGCGGGAGGCGGCCGAGCTGCACTTCTGGGAAGAGATCGCCCGGTACCCCAGCCCTCGGGAGTGGTGGCGCGTGGCGGCTCTGCCGGACGGCACACCCGTCGGCTTCGTCTTCCCGGCCCGCAACCCGTACAACGCGATGATCGGCTACATCGGCGTCGTGCCCGCGCACCGGGGCCGCGGCCACATCGACGACCTGTTGGCGGAGGGCACGCGGGTCCTGGCCGAGCAGGACGTGCCCCGGATCCGCGCGGCCACCGATCTCGACAACGTCCCCATGGCCGCCGCGTTCGCGCGGGCCGGGTACGTGAACTTCGAGCGCGTGGTGAACCTGGCCTGGGGCCCCACGGTTCCCGCTTGA
- a CDS encoding GNAT family N-acetyltransferase, whose product MTDTTTPTTPTTPASDLSPYLAEVTEDNVIAACGLAVAPEQRTFVAPVERSLAEAYAARDTAWVRLVMEGDEIVGFVMANFAPEESDPDFRCGLWRLAVAEGRQGRGYGRFAVEGFLAQARARGVERVTVMWVEGEGGPADFYRKLGFETTGRVLDGETVAELYLN is encoded by the coding sequence ATGACTGATACGACCACCCCCACCACCCCCACCACCCCCGCGTCCGACCTGTCCCCGTACCTCGCGGAAGTCACCGAGGACAACGTGATCGCCGCCTGTGGACTCGCTGTCGCCCCCGAGCAGCGCACGTTCGTCGCTCCGGTGGAGCGCTCGCTGGCCGAGGCCTACGCCGCCAGGGACACCGCCTGGGTCCGGCTGGTCATGGAAGGCGACGAGATCGTCGGCTTCGTGATGGCCAACTTCGCTCCCGAGGAGTCCGATCCCGACTTCCGCTGCGGCCTGTGGCGCCTGGCCGTCGCCGAGGGCCGGCAGGGTCGGGGGTACGGTCGGTTCGCCGTGGAGGGCTTCCTCGCCCAGGCCCGCGCCCGGGGCGTCGAGCGCGTCACCGTGATGTGGGTCGAAGGCGAGGGCGGACCGGCGGACTTCTACCGCAAGCTGGGCTTCGAGACCACGGGCCGGGTCCTGGACGGGGAGACCGTCGCCGAGCTGTACCTGAACTGA
- a CDS encoding aminoglycoside phosphotransferase family protein, whose amino-acid sequence MQTSEAARAVAAATAIASSLGLAVDDAVVLHDSNKLTLRLLPCDVLARVAPIAHQVAQFEIDLAQRLVASGCPVAALDPRVEPRVHARDGYAVTLWTYHATVAPQVAPADFADALARLHAGMRTVDAAVPHFTDRVDQARRLVADRDRTPAIDDADRDLLGDTLRDLGRMVRDHGGPEQVLHGEPHPGNLLATEDGPLFIDLETCCRGPVEFDLAQAPEDVGDHYPGVDRDLLRLCRILVLAVNTTWRWDRDDQLPDGLRLGTEWLGRMRAALAREGLDAAGRSRPRTP is encoded by the coding sequence ATGCAGACGTCGGAGGCCGCCCGTGCGGTGGCCGCGGCCACCGCGATCGCCTCCTCGCTCGGCCTGGCGGTCGACGACGCGGTCGTCCTCCACGACTCGAACAAGCTCACTCTGCGCCTGCTGCCCTGCGACGTCCTGGCCCGGGTCGCGCCCATCGCGCACCAGGTCGCACAGTTCGAGATCGACCTCGCTCAGCGGCTCGTCGCGTCCGGGTGCCCGGTGGCCGCCCTCGACCCCCGGGTGGAGCCGCGCGTGCACGCGCGCGACGGCTACGCGGTCACGCTGTGGACCTACCACGCGACCGTGGCGCCCCAGGTCGCGCCCGCCGACTTCGCCGACGCGCTCGCGCGGCTGCACGCCGGCATGCGCACGGTCGACGCCGCGGTGCCGCACTTCACGGATCGGGTCGACCAGGCGCGACGACTCGTGGCGGACCGCGACCGCACCCCGGCGATCGACGACGCCGACCGGGACCTGCTCGGGGACACCTTGCGCGACCTGGGACGGATGGTCCGCGACCACGGCGGCCCGGAACAGGTCCTGCACGGCGAGCCCCACCCGGGCAACCTGCTCGCCACGGAAGACGGGCCGCTGTTCATCGACCTGGAGACGTGCTGCCGCGGTCCCGTCGAGTTCGACCTCGCCCAGGCGCCCGAGGACGTCGGCGACCACTATCCGGGAGTCGACCGCGATCTGCTGCGCCTGTGCCGGATCCTCGTCCTGGCGGTCAACACCACCTGGCGCTGGGACCGGGACGACCAGCTCCCGGACGGGCTCCGGCTGGGCACGGAGTGGCTCGGCCGGATGCGGGCGGCGCTCGCCCGCGAGGGCCTGGACGCCGCCGGCCGATCGCGCCCGCGGACACCCTAG
- a CDS encoding MFS transporter codes for MPSYPRFLLTERRWLASGFLLFGGSSFGQTFFISLFSADIRAEHGLSHGAFASLFMVATLAGALTLTRIGRMVDVLPARTVVLVTVPLLALGAVAMAWATHPAVLLAALFALRLFGQGLMSHTAFTLTGRWFDRERGRATSVATLGLNTAEAALPLLVVGVVALTGWRETWWLVAAGLMVLLWPLAALTGRDRVPDTGPGARGARTAVGWTRRAALRDPVLHLLLPVMAAPALIGNTVFFHQAHLVESRDWAPALFASAFAVYAALTVVFNLVGGFLVDRFTALRMTPLFLLPLACGLLVLSVAQGPWSVFAFMALYGVTNGLSLGMFGAVWPEVYGVRHLGSIRSVVVAVLVFASAAGPGVAGLLIDAAVPFSAQIAVLGAYCLAASAVAVRVVRAVRTRERARADDGIGDGVGADG; via the coding sequence ATGCCGAGTTATCCGCGCTTCCTGCTGACCGAACGGCGGTGGCTCGCGAGCGGCTTCCTGCTCTTCGGGGGCTCGTCGTTCGGGCAGACCTTCTTCATCTCGCTGTTCTCCGCCGACATCCGCGCCGAGCACGGGCTCTCGCACGGGGCCTTCGCCTCGCTGTTCATGGTCGCCACACTCGCCGGCGCGCTGACGCTGACCCGGATCGGCCGGATGGTCGACGTGCTGCCCGCCCGCACGGTGGTGCTGGTGACCGTGCCGCTGCTCGCCCTCGGCGCGGTGGCGATGGCCTGGGCCACCCATCCGGCCGTGCTGCTGGCCGCGCTGTTCGCCCTGCGCCTGTTCGGTCAGGGGCTGATGTCCCACACCGCGTTCACCCTGACCGGGCGGTGGTTCGATCGTGAACGGGGACGTGCGACCTCGGTCGCCACGCTCGGCCTCAACACCGCGGAGGCCGCCCTGCCCCTGCTGGTGGTGGGGGTGGTGGCCCTCACGGGGTGGCGCGAGACGTGGTGGCTGGTGGCCGCCGGCCTGATGGTGCTGCTGTGGCCGCTCGCGGCCCTGACCGGACGGGATCGCGTCCCCGACACCGGCCCCGGGGCGCGCGGCGCACGGACCGCGGTCGGGTGGACCCGCCGCGCGGCACTGCGCGACCCCGTCCTCCACCTCCTGCTGCCCGTGATGGCCGCGCCCGCGCTGATCGGCAACACGGTCTTCTTCCACCAGGCGCACCTGGTGGAGTCGCGGGACTGGGCTCCGGCGCTGTTCGCGTCGGCGTTCGCGGTCTACGCCGCCCTGACGGTGGTGTTCAACCTCGTCGGCGGGTTCCTCGTGGACCGGTTCACCGCGCTGCGCATGACACCGCTGTTCCTGCTCCCCCTGGCCTGCGGCCTGCTGGTGCTGTCGGTGGCACAGGGACCGTGGAGCGTGTTCGCGTTCATGGCGCTGTACGGGGTGACCAACGGGTTGTCGCTGGGGATGTTCGGCGCGGTGTGGCCCGAGGTGTACGGGGTGCGGCACCTGGGGTCGATCCGGTCGGTGGTGGTGGCCGTGCTGGTCTTCGCCTCCGCCGCCGGACCCGGCGTCGCGGGTCTGCTCATCGACGCCGCCGTCCCCTTCTCCGCCCAGATCGCGGTGCTGGGCGCGTACTGCCTGGCCGCCTCCGCGGTGGCCGTGCGGGTGGTCCGCGCCGTGCGCACGCGTGAGCGCGCCAGGGCCGACGACGGGATCGGCGACGGGGTCGGCGCCGACGGCTGA
- a CDS encoding PadR family transcriptional regulator, translated as MALRNAVLAALLEGPASGYDLAKIFDASVGNFWMATPQQLYRELERMEADGLIEATVVEQSRRPNKRVFTPTEVGERALREFTARAPRPTAIRDELMVQVQSVDAGDAEAVRAAVAARVEWSRAKLARYERLRLRELDGRTEEEHLAGGERVGPYLTVRRGISLEQENLRWGEWVLSVLDRRAAAHRSD; from the coding sequence ATGGCTCTGCGCAACGCGGTACTGGCCGCACTCCTGGAGGGTCCGGCCTCCGGATACGACCTCGCCAAGATCTTCGACGCCTCGGTGGGCAACTTCTGGATGGCCACCCCGCAGCAGCTCTACCGGGAACTGGAGCGGATGGAGGCGGACGGGCTCATCGAAGCCACCGTCGTCGAGCAGAGCCGACGGCCCAACAAGCGGGTGTTCACCCCGACCGAGGTCGGAGAGCGGGCCCTGCGCGAGTTCACGGCGCGCGCGCCCCGGCCGACCGCGATCCGCGACGAACTCATGGTGCAGGTGCAGTCCGTGGACGCGGGCGACGCCGAGGCCGTCCGGGCGGCGGTCGCCGCACGCGTGGAGTGGTCGCGCGCCAAGCTGGCCCGCTACGAGCGGCTCCGCCTGCGCGAACTCGACGGGCGCACCGAGGAGGAGCACCTCGCCGGCGGCGAGCGGGTGGGGCCGTACCTGACCGTGCGGCGCGGCATCTCCCTGGAGCAGGAGAACCTGCGCTGGGGCGAGTGGGTGCTCTCCGTGCTCGACCGGCGCGCCGCCGCCCACCGGTCCGACTGA